The Flavivirga eckloniae genomic interval CCAACTACCACCACCTGAGTTTCCTGCAGAATTTACCAACAACATCCCTTTTTCAAAAGCAATATTCGCACCTTTGGTTATAAAAGTGGTATTGCCATCCATGTTAGCAGTTGTATGACTATAATTAACATTATCGTATGTAGTATATCCTAACGACGTATTTATAACATCTACCCCCAAACTATCGGCGCGTTCTGCCGCTTCTACCCAATAACTTTCTTCTACGGGATTTTCGCTTGAGGCATCTTCTGTAATAAATAAGTAATAGGACGCATCTGGCGCCGTACCAACGTATTGATTTTCAACATAACCAGCCATAGTACTTAATACCAAAGTACCATGATTGCTAGCTGTACTAGTATAAACATCGGCATCTCTATTAACAAAATCGTAATCATCCAGAATATTTCCGGCATCTCTTAGTCTTTGGAATGATGTCATGGTATTTACATTCGGAAAACCGGCATCTAAAACAGCAACCGTCATTCCCGTACCCGTATAATTTGCCAAATGCAATTCATGTCCATTAAACATTTCTATTTGGTTGGCTGCGTTGCCATATGTAAATATTGTAAAGGCGCTTTCTAATTTAGATTTACTTTTTCTCTTGACAAGTTTAATCGTGTTTAAACTTTTATTAGCAAAGTCTATACGGTCTATAAAGGAAAATGTGGCAGACAAACTATTAATATCTGTTTCGCTTCCTCTTACATGGACTGCATTAAACCATTTCGATTTTGCCATTACCGTTATACCTGTTGCTCCTTTAAGTTGAGAAATATAATTCTCATTAACAGGCACATCCCTTTCATCAATTAAAACATTATGGGAATTTTTTCTATCTATCGCTTTTTGAGTTAGTATAGAAATAGGATTAGCTATTGAAGCGGCAACATTTGGTTTATCTTTAAAATACACCCATGCATCTTCTTGCGCAGACGCATTAAACAGATAACTCAATAGCACCAAAACTAGTAGAGGTTTCTTCATAGCCAAAAGATTAAGTTATGGCAATTTAAGAAATTACTCCCGAACCTACTAACTCATCTTCTAAATACCAGGCTACAAACTGTCCTTCTGTGATTGCAGACTGATAAGCTTTAAATTCAACATATAAACCACTTTCAACTTTATGTAATACGGCTTTTTGAAGCGGTTGTCGGTACCTAATTCTTGCCATAACCTCCATGGTTTCGTCTAAGCCTAGCTCTAAATCCTCACGAATCCAATGCAATTCTTCATTGGTAACGAATAGTGCTTTCTTTAAAAGACCAGGATGTTCCTTGCCCTGTCCTGTGTAAATAACATTTTCGTCCACATCCGTATCAATAACAAATAATGGTTCTGCAGTACCACCAACAGCAAGTCCTTTACGTTGGCCTTTTGTGAAATAATGAGCCCCTTGATGCTTCCCTACTATTTTGCCGTAGTCAACTTTATAATCTATTTTACGCGATAAATACTTTAGTTTTTCTTCTTCTGAACTAAATTCGGTCTCAACATGATTAAAAACGTTTTGCTCTTTTGGAATTTCAACAATAACCCCTTCTTTGGGCTTCAATTGCTGCTGAAGAAAATCCGGTAATTTTACCTTACCTATAAAACACAACCCTTGGGAATCTTTCTTTTCGGCAGTAACCAAATCCAATTCTGTTGCTATCTCCCGCACTTCCGGCTTTGTTAATTCCCCAATAGGAAATAACGATTTAGCCAATTGATCTTGAGATAACTGACATAAAAAATAAGACTGATCTTTATTACCGTCTACACCAGCAAGTAACTGGTAAATTTCCTTTCCGTCTTTTTGAATCGTTCCTTTTCTGCAATAATGACCGGTAGCTACATAGTCTGCCCCTAGCTCCAAAGCTATATTCATAAAGACATCAAACTTAATTTCTCTATTACATAGCACATCTGGGTTAGGTGTTCTACCTTTTTCGTATTCATGGAACATATAATCTACAATACGTTCTTTATACTGCTCGCTTAAATCGACCGTTTGAAAAGGTATTCCTAATTTTTCGGCAACCAACATAGCATCGTTACTATCATCTAACCAAGGACATTCGTTCGATATAGTTACAGAATCGTCATGCCAGTTTTTCATAAACAAGCCAATAACTTCATACCCTTGCTGCTTTAACAAATAAGCGGCAACACTGGAGTCTACTCCTCCTGAAAGTCCAATTATAACACGTTTCATTTAAAAAAATTAGGGTACAAAGATACATATAATTTAGTGTATTTTTTATAGACAAGTATGCTAATGAATATATCGTCAAAAAACAATTTGTTTACTTATTTTTAAAAAAAGTTAAACAAAATTTGGATTTTTGTTTAACTTTTTAATACATTTGTTAAACAAAGTATAACTAAAAAAATATTCAGAGCATGAAATCATTAAATTTTTTCAGAAAATCAATGTTCTTTACTTTAGGTTTAATATTAGCATTCTCATGTAGTAATGATGATGATGCTAACATTCCTGATGTAGGCACATTAAATATTGTTGAACTGGCAATATCGTCACCCGACCTCTCTAACTTAGTCGCAGCTTTACAACGTGCAGATTTAGTTAGTGCTTTACAAACTGATACATTTACCGTATTCGCACCCACAAATGCAGCTTTTGACGCATTTTTATCAGATAATGGATTCGCATCTCTTAATGATGTACCTGTTGATGTTTTAAAACAGGTATTATTAAACCACGTTATTGAAGGCGAGTTTAACTCCTCTAGTCTTACTACAGAATACAAGAGTACTTTAGCTACCGAAAGTAGTACAAGTAATAACTTAAGTATCTATATAAATACGTCTTCTGGCGTTAAACTAAATGGAAACTCCAGCGTATCTGCTCCTAATTTGAAAGCTTCAAATGGTGTAGTTCACGTTGTTGATAAAGTAATAGGATTACCAACAGTAGTTGATTTTGCAATAGCAGATGAAACCTTTTCCACATTGGTTTCTGCTCTAACAAGAAATGATTTAACCTTCGATTATGTAACGACATTATCGACTCCAAACGGAACAGATCCTGCTCCTTTTACAGTATTCGCTCCTACTAATGCTGCATTTACCGACCTATTAACAGAACTCGGTGCGGCTACTTTAGATGATATAGACGAGCCTACCTTAAAAGCCACCCTAGATCTTCATGCAGTTGCTGGAGCTAATGTTTTAGCCGCTTCTCTAACAGATGATATGACAGTAACTACATTAGGTGGAGATATCACAGCTAATGTAACAGGTGGTGCAACATTAACTGATGCCAATGGTAGAGTAAGTGAAATTATAGTAACTAATGTACAAGCTGCCAATGGCGTTATACATGTAATAAATAAAGTTGTTTTACCTGAATTACCTAAAAATATAGTAGGTGTTGCTTTAGATACGCCTATACTCAGTAATTTGGTTGCAGCATTACAAGCTGCAGATGGTGATTTAGTAAGTATATTAAATGGTGTTGGACCATTTACAGTACTGGCGCCAACTAACGAGGCTTTTACTGCCTTCTTATCCGATAATGGTTTTGCTTCTTTAGGTGATGTTCCTACAGATGTATTAGCCCAAGTATTGTTAAACCATGTTATTGCCGGGTCGGCATTAAAATCTACCGATTTAACAGGTCTGGGTTCTGGATATACTTCAACTGAAGCGACAGGTGCCGGAGGCAATAAAATGAGTCTGTTTTTTGATACATCCAGCGGTGTAACCTTTAATGGTATTTCTAATGTTGACACACCAAATATTGAAGCTACCAATGGCGTTATTCATATTGTAGATGCCGTAATTGGACTTCCTAACATTGTTGATCATGCCGTTGCAAATCCTAATCTAACAAGTTTAGTAGGAGCTTTAACAAACGGTGGCAACACAACATTTACAGATTTATTATCAACTCCAGGCGAATTTACTGTATTTGCTCCTACAAATGATGCCTTTACAGCGTTTACAAACCCGAATGGCAATGATTTAAATGATATTTTGTCTAATCACGTTGTTGCAGGTGCTACAGCCGTATCTTCTGGTTTAACTAACAGCTATGTAAAAACTGCTGCTACATTTGGTGATACATCAAACAATTTAAGTTTATATATAAATACTGATAGTGGCGTAACCCTTAATGGTGTTTCTACTGTTGCTCTGCCAGATATTATTGCATCCAATGGTGTTATTCATGCTGTTGACGCTGTAATAGATATACCTACCATAGTAACATTTGCCACTGCAGATCCAACATTTTCTACCTTGGTAGATGCTCTAACCATATTAACCCCTGCTACAGATTTTGTAGCAACACTTTCTACTCCTAACGGAACAAACCCTGCGCCTTTTACAGTGTTTGCTCCAACTAATGATGCTTTTGCTGC includes:
- a CDS encoding S8 family serine peptidase; the encoded protein is MKKPLLVLVLLSYLFNASAQEDAWVYFKDKPNVAASIANPISILTQKAIDRKNSHNVLIDERDVPVNENYISQLKGATGITVMAKSKWFNAVHVRGSETDINSLSATFSFIDRIDFANKSLNTIKLVKRKSKSKLESAFTIFTYGNAANQIEMFNGHELHLANYTGTGMTVAVLDAGFPNVNTMTSFQRLRDAGNILDDYDFVNRDADVYTSTASNHGTLVLSTMAGYVENQYVGTAPDASYYLFITEDASSENPVEESYWVEAAERADSLGVDVINTSLGYTTYDNVNYSHTTANMDGNTTFITKGANIAFEKGMLLVNSAGNSGGGSWGIVGAPADAAGVLSIGAVKADGTYAAFSSRGNSTQPTQKPDVVAQGQASYVITESDVIGTSNGTSFSSPILAGGVVCLWQALPDKTNAEIMQLVRESASKYSTPDNFLGYGIPDLQAALNTTLSDVDNYDEDEDLKLFPNPTNGVIRFNQSELSVTIFNILGKQVLETTTGTNNQIDVSSLSKGVYVARIQSENKTKTIKFITY
- the mnmA gene encoding tRNA 2-thiouridine(34) synthase MnmA, producing MKRVIIGLSGGVDSSVAAYLLKQQGYEVIGLFMKNWHDDSVTISNECPWLDDSNDAMLVAEKLGIPFQTVDLSEQYKERIVDYMFHEYEKGRTPNPDVLCNREIKFDVFMNIALELGADYVATGHYCRKGTIQKDGKEIYQLLAGVDGNKDQSYFLCQLSQDQLAKSLFPIGELTKPEVREIATELDLVTAEKKDSQGLCFIGKVKLPDFLQQQLKPKEGVIVEIPKEQNVFNHVETEFSSEEEKLKYLSRKIDYKVDYGKIVGKHQGAHYFTKGQRKGLAVGGTAEPLFVIDTDVDENVIYTGQGKEHPGLLKKALFVTNEELHWIREDLELGLDETMEVMARIRYRQPLQKAVLHKVESGLYVEFKAYQSAITEGQFVAWYLEDELVGSGVIS
- a CDS encoding fasciclin domain-containing protein, translating into MKSLNFFRKSMFFTLGLILAFSCSNDDDANIPDVGTLNIVELAISSPDLSNLVAALQRADLVSALQTDTFTVFAPTNAAFDAFLSDNGFASLNDVPVDVLKQVLLNHVIEGEFNSSSLTTEYKSTLATESSTSNNLSIYINTSSGVKLNGNSSVSAPNLKASNGVVHVVDKVIGLPTVVDFAIADETFSTLVSALTRNDLTFDYVTTLSTPNGTDPAPFTVFAPTNAAFTDLLTELGAATLDDIDEPTLKATLDLHAVAGANVLAASLTDDMTVTTLGGDITANVTGGATLTDANGRVSEIIVTNVQAANGVIHVINKVVLPELPKNIVGVALDTPILSNLVAALQAADGDLVSILNGVGPFTVLAPTNEAFTAFLSDNGFASLGDVPTDVLAQVLLNHVIAGSALKSTDLTGLGSGYTSTEATGAGGNKMSLFFDTSSGVTFNGISNVDTPNIEATNGVIHIVDAVIGLPNIVDHAVANPNLTSLVGALTNGGNTTFTDLLSTPGEFTVFAPTNDAFTAFTNPNGNDLNDILSNHVVAGATAVSSGLTNSYVKTAATFGDTSNNLSLYINTDSGVTLNGVSTVALPDIIASNGVIHAVDAVIDIPTIVTFATADPTFSTLVDALTILTPATDFVATLSTPNGTNPAPFTVFAPTNDAFAAITVPAEPVLTQVLLHHAIGGLNVTSGDLNNPGDTTAPSLEGDNLTITLPGSGDNIAYLTDGSGVSDIGIIAVDVQAGNGVIHVINKVAIPNLTN